In Pseudomonas sp. MTM4, one genomic interval encodes:
- a CDS encoding DsbE family thiol:disulfide interchange protein, whose protein sequence is MKRLLMLLPLVIFLLVAGFLYKGLYLDPTDIGSTMIGKPMPSFSLPSLEDPQRLVSAEDIKGKPSLVNVWATWCPTCKAEHEMLNKLAAQGVLVYGINYKDNGDAARDWLQMFGNPYGFNVEDPDGSLGLDLGVYGAPETFVVDKQGIIRDKFVGAIDERVWAERLGPLYQALVNEQ, encoded by the coding sequence ATGAAAAGATTGTTGATGTTGCTGCCGTTGGTAATTTTCCTGCTGGTGGCGGGATTCCTCTACAAGGGGTTGTACCTCGACCCCACGGACATCGGCTCGACGATGATCGGAAAACCGATGCCGTCGTTTTCTCTGCCGTCGCTCGAGGATCCGCAGCGGCTGGTCAGTGCAGAGGACATCAAGGGCAAACCGTCGCTGGTGAACGTCTGGGCAACCTGGTGTCCGACCTGCAAGGCCGAGCACGAGATGCTCAACAAGCTAGCAGCCCAGGGTGTCCTTGTTTACGGAATCAACTACAAGGACAACGGCGATGCGGCTCGCGACTGGCTGCAGATGTTCGGCAATCCGTACGGCTTCAATGTCGAGGATCCCGACGGCAGTCTAGGCCTTGACCTAGGTGTCTATGGCGCGCCGGAGACCTTCGTCGTCGACAAGCAGGGCATCATTCGCGACAAGTTCGTCGGAGCCATCGACGAGCGCGTCTGGGCCGAAAGGCTCGGACCGCTCTATCAGGCACTGGTGAACGAGCAATGA
- a CDS encoding sigma-54 dependent transcriptional regulator, whose product MWRETKILLIDDDKDRRRDLAVILSFLSEDHIACASSEWKAAVDALESSRAVLGVLLGEVSVKGGAVELLKQISKWDENLPLMLIGEPAPADWPDEIRRRVLTSLEMPPSYNKLLDSLHRAQVYREMYDQAKARGRQREPNLFRSLVGTSRAVQHVRQMMQQVADTEASVLILGESGTGKEVVARNLHYHSKRRGGPFVPVNCGAIPAELLESELFGHEKGAFTGAITSRAGRFELAEGGTLFLDEIGDMPLPMQVKLLRVLQERTFERVGSNRTQNADVRIIAATHKDLEKMIVDGSFREDLYYRLNVFPIEMAPLRERIEDIPLLMNELISRMEHEKRGSIRFNSAAIMSLCRHDWPGNVRELANLVERMAIMHPYGVIGVMELPKKFRHVDDDDEQYVVDLQDEIEARATINTPLVAAGTQAMLPIEGLDLKEYLGNLEQGLIQQALEDAGGVVARAAERLRIRRTTLVEKMRKYGMNRREDDLDE is encoded by the coding sequence ATGTGGCGTGAAACCAAGATTTTGTTGATAGACGACGACAAGGATCGTCGCCGGGATTTGGCGGTCATTCTCAGCTTTTTGAGTGAAGACCATATCGCTTGCGCCAGCAGCGAATGGAAAGCCGCTGTCGATGCGCTGGAATCGAGCCGCGCCGTGCTGGGCGTCCTGCTGGGTGAGGTGTCGGTCAAGGGCGGCGCGGTCGAACTGCTCAAACAGATCAGCAAGTGGGACGAGAACCTTCCGCTTATGCTGATCGGCGAGCCCGCCCCGGCGGATTGGCCTGATGAGATCCGTCGTCGGGTGCTGACTAGCCTCGAAATGCCGCCGAGCTACAACAAATTGCTCGATTCACTTCATCGGGCTCAGGTCTACCGGGAAATGTATGACCAGGCGAAGGCGCGCGGACGACAGCGCGAGCCCAATCTGTTTCGCAGCCTGGTGGGCACCAGCCGCGCGGTGCAGCATGTCCGGCAGATGATGCAGCAGGTCGCCGATACCGAAGCGAGCGTATTGATTCTCGGTGAGTCGGGGACTGGCAAAGAGGTCGTTGCACGCAACCTGCATTACCATTCCAAGCGCCGCGGCGGGCCTTTCGTGCCGGTCAATTGCGGGGCGATTCCCGCTGAACTGCTGGAAAGCGAACTGTTCGGTCATGAGAAAGGCGCGTTTACGGGGGCGATCACTTCCCGTGCCGGTCGTTTTGAGCTCGCTGAAGGCGGGACTCTGTTCCTCGACGAGATTGGCGACATGCCGTTGCCAATGCAGGTCAAGCTATTGCGGGTTCTGCAGGAGCGCACCTTCGAGCGTGTGGGTAGCAATCGCACGCAGAATGCTGACGTACGCATCATCGCGGCGACCCACAAGGATCTGGAGAAGATGATCGTGGACGGCAGTTTCCGTGAGGATCTGTATTACCGTCTCAATGTGTTCCCCATCGAAATGGCACCTCTGCGCGAGCGTATCGAGGACATTCCGCTGCTGATGAACGAGCTCATCTCGCGTATGGAACACGAGAAGCGTGGCTCCATCCGTTTCAATTCGGCGGCCATCATGTCGCTGTGTCGTCACGACTGGCCCGGCAACGTGCGAGAGTTGGCGAACCTCGTCGAGCGTATGGCAATCATGCATCCGTACGGCGTGATAGGCGTTATGGAGTTGCCGAAGAAGTTCCGCCATGTGGATGACGACGACGAGCAGTACGTGGTCGACTTGCAAGACGAAATTGAGGCACGCGCGACTATCAACACCCCTCTTGTCGCAGCCGGGACGCAGGCCATGCTGCCCATCGAGGGTCTCGATCTGAAGGAGTACCTGGGCAATCTCGAGCAGGGTCTTATTCAACAGGCCCTTGAGGATGCTGGCGGCGTCGTGGCACGTGCCGCTGAGCGCTTGCGTATCAGACGGACGACGCTGGTCGAGAAGATGCGCAAGTACGGCATGAATCGGCGCGAGGACGATCTCGACGAGTAA
- a CDS encoding heme lyase CcmF/NrfE family subunit: MIPELGHLAMILALCLAVVQGTLPLIGAWRGDRQWMGLAQPAAWGQFSFLAFSFACLTYAFMVDDFSVAYVAQNSNSALPWYYKFSAVWGAHEGSLLLWAFILSGWTFAVSIFSRQLPEDMLARVLGVMGLISIGFLLFLIVTSNPFERLLPQAPMDGRDLNPLLQDFGLVVHPPMLYMGYVGFSVAFAFAIAALLGGRLDAAWARWSRPWTLIAWAFLGTGIALGSWWAYYELGWGGWWFWDPVENASFMPWLVGTALIHSLAVTEKRGVFKSWTVLLAIAAFSLSLLGTFLVRSGVLTSVHAFATDPERGVFILAFLLLVVGGSLTLFALRAPVVKSQVGFGLWSRETLLLVNNLLLVVATAMILLGTLYPLLLDALSDTKLSVGPPYFNAMFLPLVGALMLALGVGVLVRWKDTPVKWLMSMLTPVLITSAVLGGLGSMLFGDFHWAVLAVCLLAAWVVTAGVRDLLDKTRHKGLLKGVRSLAPSYWGMQLAHFGLAVCAIGVVLTSQQSDERDLRLAPGESLELGGYSFVFEGATHFEGPNYTSDKGTIRVFDGDKQIATLHPEKRLYTVQQMPMTEAGIDAGFTRDLYVALGEPLENGAWAVRVHIKPFVRWIWLGALMMSLGGVLSVSDKRYRVKVRTRVREALGMAQQGA; the protein is encoded by the coding sequence ATGATCCCTGAGCTCGGCCATCTGGCAATGATCCTGGCGCTGTGCCTGGCCGTCGTGCAGGGCACGCTTCCGCTGATCGGCGCCTGGCGGGGCGACCGCCAGTGGATGGGACTGGCACAACCGGCGGCCTGGGGGCAATTCAGTTTTCTGGCATTTTCCTTTGCCTGTCTCACCTACGCCTTCATGGTGGATGACTTCTCCGTCGCTTATGTCGCGCAGAACTCCAACAGCGCCTTGCCCTGGTACTACAAGTTCAGCGCCGTTTGGGGCGCGCATGAGGGCTCGCTGCTGCTATGGGCCTTCATCCTGTCGGGCTGGACCTTTGCCGTGTCGATCTTTTCGCGGCAACTACCGGAGGACATGCTCGCCCGGGTGCTGGGCGTGATGGGGTTGATCAGTATCGGCTTCCTGCTGTTCCTGATCGTCACGTCCAACCCGTTCGAGCGTCTGCTGCCACAAGCGCCGATGGACGGCCGCGATCTCAATCCGTTGCTGCAGGACTTCGGTCTGGTGGTGCATCCACCGATGCTCTACATGGGCTATGTCGGTTTCTCGGTGGCCTTTGCGTTCGCCATTGCCGCGCTGCTGGGTGGCCGCCTCGATGCGGCCTGGGCGCGCTGGTCGCGTCCCTGGACATTGATTGCATGGGCCTTTTTGGGCACAGGTATCGCCTTGGGTTCCTGGTGGGCCTATTACGAGCTGGGCTGGGGCGGCTGGTGGTTCTGGGACCCGGTGGAAAACGCATCCTTCATGCCCTGGCTGGTGGGCACCGCGCTGATCCACTCGCTGGCAGTGACGGAAAAGCGCGGCGTGTTCAAGAGCTGGACGGTCCTGCTCGCGATCGCGGCCTTCTCGCTCAGCCTGCTGGGTACCTTCCTGGTCCGCTCCGGTGTCCTGACTTCGGTTCATGCTTTCGCCACCGATCCGGAGCGGGGAGTCTTCATTCTGGCGTTTCTGCTGTTGGTGGTAGGCGGCTCGCTGACCCTGTTCGCCCTGCGTGCGCCGGTCGTGAAGAGCCAGGTGGGTTTCGGCTTGTGGTCGCGTGAGACGCTGCTGCTGGTCAACAACCTGCTGCTGGTGGTCGCCACGGCGATGATTCTGCTGGGAACGCTGTATCCGTTACTGCTCGACGCGCTGTCTGACACCAAGCTCTCGGTCGGGCCGCCGTATTTCAATGCGATGTTCCTGCCGCTGGTCGGCGCGTTGATGCTTGCCCTTGGCGTGGGTGTGCTGGTGCGCTGGAAGGACACGCCAGTGAAGTGGCTGATGAGCATGCTGACGCCGGTACTGATTACCAGCGCCGTGCTTGGCGGCCTGGGCTCGATGCTGTTCGGCGACTTCCACTGGGCGGTGCTCGCGGTCTGTCTGCTGGCCGCCTGGGTGGTTACCGCCGGGGTACGCGACCTTCTCGACAAGACCCGTCATAAAGGTCTGCTGAAGGGCGTGCGCAGCCTGGCGCCGAGCTATTGGGGCATGCAGTTGGCGCATTTCGGGCTGGCCGTCTGTGCCATCGGTGTGGTGCTGACGAGCCAGCAGAGCGACGAGCGTGACCTGCGCCTCGCGCCCGGCGAATCACTGGAGTTGGGCGGTTACAGCTTTGTCTTCGAAGGTGCCACGCATTTCGAAGGGCCCAACTACACGTCCGACAAGGGCACCATCCGCGTCTTCGATGGCGACAAGCAGATCGCGACCCTGCACCCCGAGAAGCGCCTCTACACCGTGCAGCAGATGCCGATGACCGAGGCCGGCATCGATGCCGGTTTCACCCGTGATCTCTACGTGGCGCTCGGCGAGCCGCTGGAAAACGGTGCCTGGGCTGTGCGGGTACACATCAAGCCGTTCGTTCGCTGGATCTGGCTGGGTGCGTTGATGATGTCTTTGGGCGGTGTGCTTTCGGTCAGTGACAAGCGTTACCGAGTGAAAGTCAGAACCCGTGTCCGTGAGGCGCTCGGTATGGCCCAGCAAGGAGCCTGA
- the ccmD gene encoding heme exporter protein CcmD, whose product MNFSSFSEFIAMGNHGLYVWTSYGISLAVLILNVALPMMARRRYLQDEARRLRREEMK is encoded by the coding sequence ATGAACTTTTCGTCTTTTTCCGAATTCATCGCCATGGGGAATCATGGCCTGTATGTCTGGACGTCGTACGGCATCAGCCTGGCTGTCCTGATCCTGAACGTGGCGCTGCCAATGATGGCGCGCCGACGTTATCTGCAAGACGAGGCGCGCCGTTTGCGCCGGGAGGAAATGAAGTGA
- the ccmB gene encoding heme exporter protein CcmB, which produces MSNVFTLLLARESRLLFRRPAELANPLVFFAIVIALFPLAVGPESQLLQTISPGLIWVAALLAVLLSLDGLFRSDFEDGSLEQWVVSPHPLALLVLAKVLAHWLFSGLALVLLAPLLGLMLGMPASALPVLLVSLLLGTPVLSLLGAVGAALTVGLKRGGLLLALLILPLYIPVLILGSGALQAALQGLPALGHLLWLSSLTALAVTLTPFAIAAGLKISVGE; this is translated from the coding sequence ATGAGTAACGTGTTCACGCTGCTGTTGGCTCGCGAATCCCGATTGTTGTTCCGTCGACCGGCTGAGCTGGCCAATCCGCTGGTGTTCTTTGCGATCGTCATCGCCTTGTTTCCCTTGGCGGTCGGCCCCGAGTCGCAATTGCTGCAAACGATCTCGCCCGGTCTGATCTGGGTGGCGGCTCTATTGGCCGTGCTTCTCTCGCTGGACGGCCTGTTTCGCAGCGATTTCGAAGACGGCTCGCTCGAACAGTGGGTCGTTTCGCCGCACCCACTGGCTCTTCTTGTGCTCGCCAAGGTGCTGGCACACTGGCTGTTTTCCGGGCTGGCTCTGGTTCTGCTGGCGCCGTTATTGGGACTCATGTTGGGCATGCCAGCCAGCGCGCTTCCGGTGCTGCTGGTCTCGCTTCTGTTAGGCACACCGGTGCTCAGCCTGTTGGGCGCAGTCGGGGCGGCATTGACTGTCGGACTCAAGCGTGGGGGCTTGTTGTTGGCGCTACTCATTCTTCCGCTCTATATCCCCGTGCTGATTCTGGGCAGCGGGGCTCTGCAGGCGGCGTTGCAGGGACTGCCTGCGCTCGGTCACCTATTATGGCTTTCCAGCCTGACTGCACTGGCAGTCACGCTGACTCCCTTTGCAATAGCCGCTGGCCTGAAGATCAGCGTCGGTGAATGA
- the ccmA gene encoding cytochrome c biogenesis heme-transporting ATPase CcmA, translating to MSSPFLETVALSCERDWRLLFERLDLRIAKGEMLQIAGPNGSGKTSLLRLLSGLMQPTAGKVLLNGHDLESQRGELARNLLWIGHAAGIKGLLSAEENLTWLCALHQPASRDAIWQALEAVGLRGFEDVPCHTLSAGQQRRVGLARLYLSPPPLWILDEPFTALDKHGVAQLEKHLAIHCEQGGMVVLTTHHSLVEKPASFREIDLGQRAA from the coding sequence GTGTCCAGTCCCTTTCTAGAAACTGTGGCGCTTTCCTGCGAGCGGGACTGGCGTCTGCTGTTCGAGAGGTTAGACCTACGGATCGCCAAAGGGGAAATGTTGCAGATCGCCGGCCCCAACGGCAGTGGCAAGACCAGTCTGCTGCGACTGCTGTCCGGGCTGATGCAGCCAACCGCGGGGAAGGTGCTGCTCAACGGTCATGACCTCGAAAGCCAGCGCGGCGAACTGGCCCGCAACCTGTTATGGATCGGCCACGCGGCGGGTATCAAAGGGCTGCTCAGCGCGGAGGAAAACCTGACCTGGTTATGCGCACTGCACCAGCCTGCGAGCCGCGATGCGATCTGGCAGGCGCTCGAGGCGGTAGGACTGCGTGGTTTCGAGGATGTGCCCTGTCATACGCTTTCCGCTGGCCAGCAGCGCCGCGTCGGTCTGGCCCGGCTGTATCTGTCGCCGCCGCCGTTATGGATACTCGATGAACCCTTCACTGCGCTCGACAAGCATGGCGTGGCGCAACTCGAGAAGCATCTGGCGATCCACTGTGAGCAGGGTGGCATGGTCGTGCTGACCACCCATCATTCGCTCGTCGAAAAACCGGCGAGCTTCAGGGAAATCGATCTAGGGCAGCGGGCCGCATGA
- a CDS encoding heme ABC transporter permease: MNWTWFHKLGSPKWFYEISSRWMPWLAWASLILICVGVVWGLAFAPQDYQQGNSFRIIYIHVPAAFLAQSIYVMMAIAGVVGLVWKMKLTDVALQQAAPIGAWMTFIALLTGAVWGKPTWGAWWVWDARLTSMLILLFLYFGIIALGQAITNRDSAAKACAVLAIVGVVNIPIIKYSVEWWNTLHQPATFTVTEKPAMPMEMWLPLLVMVLGFYCFFTLVLLMRMRLEVLRRESRSSWVKAEVNALVGKP; the protein is encoded by the coding sequence ATGAACTGGACATGGTTCCACAAGCTGGGTTCGCCCAAATGGTTCTACGAGATCAGTAGCCGCTGGATGCCGTGGCTGGCCTGGGCGTCGCTGATTCTGATCTGCGTAGGAGTAGTCTGGGGCCTGGCGTTCGCGCCGCAGGACTACCAGCAGGGCAATAGCTTTCGGATCATCTATATCCACGTGCCGGCTGCATTCCTGGCCCAATCGATCTACGTGATGATGGCGATAGCCGGTGTCGTCGGGCTGGTGTGGAAGATGAAGCTGACCGACGTCGCCTTGCAGCAGGCCGCGCCCATCGGTGCCTGGATGACGTTCATCGCGCTGCTCACCGGTGCGGTATGGGGCAAGCCGACCTGGGGTGCCTGGTGGGTATGGGACGCACGGCTGACATCGATGCTGATTCTGCTGTTCCTGTACTTCGGCATCATTGCGCTCGGCCAGGCGATCACCAACCGCGACAGCGCGGCAAAGGCCTGTGCGGTGCTCGCCATCGTCGGGGTGGTCAATATCCCGATCATCAAATACTCGGTGGAGTGGTGGAACACCCTGCATCAGCCAGCGACCTTCACCGTGACGGAGAAGCCAGCCATGCCAATGGAAATGTGGCTGCCGCTGCTGGTCATGGTGTTGGGCTTCTACTGCTTCTTCACGCTGGTGCTGTTGATGCGCATGCGCCTGGAGGTGCTGCGCCGCGAGTCGCGAAGCAGCTGGGTCAAGGCTGAAGTGAACGCGCTGGTGGGCAAGCCATGA
- a CDS encoding cytochrome c-type biogenesis protein produces MIRFFATALLGLLLSLAAHGAIDTYEFKSEADRERYRTLVEELRCPKCQNQNIADSNAPIAMDLRREIYRMLDEGQSNEQIVDYLVARYGDFVRYKPPVNAKTLVLWYGPIALLALGFAVLAIILIRRRRGAASQASNILSEAERTRLATLLDKKEP; encoded by the coding sequence ATGATCCGTTTCTTCGCTACCGCGCTGCTGGGTCTTCTGCTCAGCCTCGCTGCCCATGGCGCAATCGACACATACGAATTCAAGAGCGAGGCCGATCGGGAACGATACCGCACGCTGGTCGAGGAGCTGCGCTGCCCCAAGTGCCAGAACCAGAACATCGCCGACTCCAACGCGCCCATTGCCATGGATCTGCGCCGCGAAATCTATCGCATGCTGGATGAAGGGCAAAGCAACGAGCAGATCGTCGACTACCTCGTCGCTCGTTATGGCGACTTCGTGCGCTACAAGCCGCCTGTCAATGCCAAGACACTCGTGCTCTGGTACGGCCCGATCGCCTTGCTGGCGCTGGGGTTCGCCGTGCTGGCGATCATCCTGATACGCCGCCGCCGTGGCGCAGCCAGCCAGGCGTCGAACATACTTTCCGAGGCCGAACGCACGCGCCTCGCCACGTTGCTGGATAAAAAAGAACCATGA
- the ccmI gene encoding c-type cytochrome biogenesis protein CcmI, whose amino-acid sequence MIDFWIGAGLLLLAALAFLLLPVLRGRRLQAEEDRTALNVALYQERLGELTAQQAAGTLTLEQYEMGRADAARELLDDTEGSDAHRSSNLGRAVPLIVAILVPLFGYGLYMHWGASDKLQLTREFAVQPGSIEEMTARLERAVKAQPESSEAWYFLARTYMSQERPADAAAAYEQVVNLAGRQPELLGQWAQALYFAEGRSWTPRMQRLTDEALQADPHEVTSLGLLGIAAYENERFDEAIGFWERLVATLPAEDPSREAIQGGIARAREQLGETASGSGSKSAGEPVAASSAALTVDVQLGAALVDKVKPTDTVFVFARAVSGPPMPLAVKRLTVADLPATVSLSDADAMTPQLRLSNFEQVRLFARVSRDGDATRGEWQGSSEPLTLNNEDAIELTIDQPEAP is encoded by the coding sequence ATGATCGATTTCTGGATAGGCGCGGGCCTGCTATTGCTGGCCGCCCTGGCGTTCCTGCTGCTTCCGGTGTTGCGGGGGCGTCGCTTACAGGCAGAAGAGGACCGAACTGCGCTAAACGTCGCGCTTTACCAGGAGCGGCTCGGTGAGCTGACTGCACAGCAAGCAGCCGGAACCCTTACGTTGGAGCAGTACGAGATGGGCCGCGCCGATGCGGCGCGGGAGCTACTCGACGACACCGAGGGTAGTGACGCACATCGCAGCAGCAACCTGGGCCGGGCCGTTCCGCTGATTGTGGCGATCCTGGTGCCCTTGTTCGGCTATGGTCTGTATATGCATTGGGGTGCGAGCGACAAGCTGCAACTGACGCGGGAGTTCGCGGTGCAGCCTGGAAGCATCGAAGAGATGACCGCGAGGCTGGAACGCGCGGTCAAGGCACAGCCCGAGTCTTCCGAGGCATGGTATTTCCTGGCCAGAACCTACATGAGCCAGGAGCGTCCGGCCGATGCAGCGGCGGCTTATGAGCAGGTCGTCAATCTGGCCGGGCGCCAGCCTGAACTGCTGGGACAGTGGGCGCAGGCGCTTTATTTTGCCGAAGGTCGGAGTTGGACGCCGCGCATGCAGCGACTCACCGATGAAGCCCTGCAGGCAGACCCCCATGAGGTCACCAGCCTTGGCCTGCTCGGCATCGCCGCTTATGAAAACGAGCGGTTCGATGAAGCAATAGGCTTCTGGGAACGACTGGTGGCGACCTTGCCTGCCGAAGACCCTTCGCGTGAGGCCATCCAGGGCGGCATCGCCCGAGCGAGGGAGCAACTGGGCGAAACGGCTTCTGGCAGTGGGTCGAAATCTGCTGGCGAGCCGGTTGCAGCTAGCAGTGCAGCCCTGACAGTCGATGTGCAGCTGGGCGCGGCACTTGTCGACAAAGTTAAGCCTACTGATACGGTATTCGTCTTTGCTCGTGCGGTTTCCGGCCCGCCGATGCCGTTGGCGGTGAAGCGTCTGACCGTAGCCGATCTGCCGGCCACCGTCAGTTTGTCCGACGCCGATGCAATGACTCCGCAGCTTCGCTTGTCCAACTTCGAGCAGGTCAGGTTGTTCGCTCGCGTTTCCCGGGATGGAGACGCGACCCGGGGCGAATGGCAAGGCAGCAGTGAGCCATTGACGTTGAACAATGAAGATGCGATTGAGCTGACTATCGATCAACCGGAAGCGCCCTGA
- a CDS encoding PAS domain-containing sensor histidine kinase — protein MSGRLGESQQLLQMRVAELKDQLAETSAQRLREFDEKERLANRLQSLLDLLPGGVIVIDAQGVVREANPVAQELLGEPLEGVLWREVIARSFAPRRDDGHEISLKDGRRVSIATRSLNGEPGQLVLLTDLTETRRLQEQLARHERLSALGRMVASLAHQIRTPLSTALLYASHLEQGGLTAEHQQRFAGRLKDRLHELEHQVRDMLVFARGDLPLEDRLTPAELLAALRAAAEARVGDITIRWQCDAHSGALLCNRDTLVGALLNLIENALQATGNDRRLKVHLYARASALRISISDNGSGIDATTLARLGEPFFTTKATGTGLGLAVVKSVARAHSGSLELRSRPGRGTCATLQLPLLAVLSPTISE, from the coding sequence ATGTCCGGCCGGTTGGGCGAATCTCAGCAGCTGCTGCAGATGCGCGTAGCCGAGCTGAAAGATCAGCTGGCTGAAACCAGCGCGCAGCGCCTGCGCGAATTCGACGAGAAGGAGCGTTTGGCCAACCGGCTCCAGAGTCTGCTGGATCTGTTGCCCGGCGGCGTCATCGTCATCGATGCGCAGGGCGTGGTTCGAGAAGCCAATCCAGTTGCCCAAGAGCTTCTCGGCGAGCCGTTGGAAGGTGTGCTCTGGCGCGAAGTGATCGCCCGCAGTTTCGCCCCGCGTCGGGACGATGGTCATGAAATCTCATTGAAGGATGGGCGTCGCGTGTCCATCGCCACGCGCTCGTTGAACGGCGAACCAGGCCAGCTGGTATTGCTCACTGATCTGACTGAGACGCGACGGTTACAGGAGCAGCTTGCGCGCCATGAGCGCTTGTCTGCGCTAGGGCGAATGGTGGCTTCGCTGGCTCATCAGATCCGCACACCGCTTTCCACGGCGCTGCTTTATGCAAGCCATCTGGAGCAGGGCGGGCTGACTGCCGAGCATCAGCAGCGCTTCGCCGGGCGCCTGAAGGACCGGCTGCACGAGCTGGAGCATCAAGTTCGCGACATGCTGGTTTTCGCTCGGGGCGATCTGCCGCTGGAGGACCGCCTGACCCCAGCCGAATTGCTCGCGGCGCTGCGTGCGGCGGCCGAGGCGCGAGTGGGCGATATCACCATACGTTGGCAATGCGATGCGCACTCAGGTGCGCTGCTGTGCAACCGCGACACGTTGGTCGGTGCTTTGCTCAATCTGATCGAGAATGCGCTTCAGGCTACCGGCAACGACCGTCGGCTGAAGGTGCATCTCTACGCTCGGGCTTCGGCGCTGCGCATCAGTATCAGCGACAACGGTTCGGGCATCGACGCCACGACTCTGGCACGACTCGGCGAGCCATTCTTCACCACGAAGGCGACCGGGACCGGGTTGGGGCTGGCGGTGGTCAAATCGGTGGCGCGGGCGCATTCCGGTTCGCTCGAGCTGCGCTCGCGGCCGGGTCGAGGTACCTGCGCCACCTTGCAATTGCCGCTGCTTGCAGTGCTGTCACCGACAATTTCGGAGTGA
- the ccmE gene encoding cytochrome c maturation protein CcmE, with the protein MNPVRKKRLFIVLAILAGVGIAVALALTALQENINLFYTPTQIAAGEAPEGTRIRAGGLVEAGSVTRSSDSLTVSFRVTDNNETVTIQYQGILPDLFREGQGIVALGRVNADGVLIADEVLAKHDENYMPPEVSQALEKSGMMKHYEGDKQEYAK; encoded by the coding sequence GTGAATCCGGTGCGCAAAAAGCGTCTGTTCATCGTGCTGGCCATTCTGGCCGGTGTGGGCATTGCGGTGGCGCTGGCGCTGACCGCTCTGCAAGAGAACATCAACCTCTTCTATACGCCAACGCAGATCGCCGCGGGCGAAGCCCCGGAAGGCACGCGGATTCGTGCCGGCGGCCTGGTCGAAGCCGGCTCGGTGACACGTAGCAGTGATTCGCTCACCGTCTCCTTCCGCGTTACTGATAACAACGAAACGGTCACCATCCAGTACCAAGGCATCCTTCCCGATCTGTTCCGTGAAGGGCAAGGCATCGTCGCCCTTGGGCGGGTCAATGCCGATGGCGTTCTGATCGCCGACGAGGTACTGGCCAAGCACGACGAAAACTACATGCCGCCGGAAGTCAGCCAGGCGCTGGAGAAGAGCGGCATGATGAAGCATTACGAAGGCGACAAGCAGGAGTATGCGAAATGA
- a CDS encoding flagellar protein FliT — MSAAVKRLEETGNALRDAMVQQDWTAISVLDLQCRQVVEAAMNEAREDEPAIRQRLEELVSLYRELVTTCQTEQRRVADELIQLNQSAHGAKVYKLFG, encoded by the coding sequence ATGAGTGCAGCAGTCAAACGTCTTGAGGAAACCGGCAACGCCTTGCGCGATGCGATGGTGCAGCAGGACTGGACCGCCATCAGTGTCCTGGATCTGCAATGCCGGCAGGTTGTCGAAGCTGCGATGAATGAAGCCCGCGAGGATGAGCCTGCGATTCGTCAGCGTCTGGAAGAGTTGGTGAGCCTCTATCGTGAATTGGTCACGACTTGTCAGACCGAGCAGCGCCGCGTCGCTGATGAACTCATTCAGCTCAATCAATCCGCGCATGGCGCAAAGGTCTACAAGCTGTTTGGCTGA